One Mixta gaviniae genomic window carries:
- the ackA gene encoding acetate kinase, with translation MSSKLVLVLNCGSSSLKFAILNPADGAEYLSGLAECFHLPEARIKWKLDGAKQEAALGAGAAHSEALNFIVKNILAQKPELSAQIAAIGHRIVHGGEKLTHSVLIGDEVVQSIKDASSFAPLHNPAHLIGIEEALKNFPHLSDKNVAVFDTAFHQTMPEESYLYALPYHLYKEHGVRRYGAHGTSHYYVSREAARMLNKPVEELNVITCHLGNGASVSAIRNGECVDTSMGLTPLEGLVMGTRSGDIDPAIIFFLHDTLGMNVDAINKMLTKESGLLGLTGVTSDCRYVEENYATKEDAKRAMNVFCHRLAKYIGSYTAMMDGRLDAVVFTGGIGENAAMVRELSLAKLSLLGFEVDHERNLAARFGQEGFINKEGTRPALVIPTNEELVIARDAARLTA, from the coding sequence ATGTCGAGTAAGTTAGTACTGGTTCTGAACTGCGGTAGCTCTTCTCTTAAGTTTGCCATCCTCAATCCGGCCGACGGAGCAGAGTACCTGTCAGGTCTGGCCGAATGTTTCCATCTGCCCGAAGCGCGCATCAAGTGGAAACTGGACGGCGCTAAACAGGAAGCGGCGCTGGGCGCGGGCGCTGCCCACAGCGAAGCCCTGAACTTCATCGTTAAAAACATTCTGGCACAAAAACCGGAGCTGTCGGCACAAATCGCTGCAATCGGTCATCGTATCGTCCACGGCGGCGAAAAGCTGACGCACTCCGTGCTGATCGGCGATGAAGTCGTGCAAAGCATTAAGGATGCCTCTTCGTTCGCCCCGCTGCATAACCCGGCACACCTGATCGGCATTGAAGAAGCGTTGAAAAACTTCCCGCATCTTTCCGATAAAAACGTAGCGGTTTTCGATACGGCTTTCCATCAGACGATGCCGGAAGAGTCTTACCTCTACGCCCTGCCCTATCACCTTTATAAAGAACACGGCGTTCGCCGCTACGGCGCTCACGGCACCAGCCACTACTACGTGTCGCGCGAAGCGGCACGCATGCTGAACAAGCCGGTGGAAGAGCTGAACGTGATCACCTGCCACCTCGGCAACGGCGCGTCGGTTTCCGCTATTCGCAACGGCGAGTGCGTCGATACCTCGATGGGCCTGACTCCGCTGGAAGGCCTGGTGATGGGCACGCGCAGCGGCGATATCGATCCGGCCATCATTTTCTTCCTGCATGATACGCTGGGCATGAACGTGGATGCGATCAACAAAATGTTGACCAAAGAGTCCGGCCTGCTCGGCCTGACCGGCGTCACCAGCGACTGCCGCTACGTGGAAGAGAACTACGCCACCAAAGAAGACGCCAAACGCGCCATGAATGTCTTCTGCCACCGCCTGGCCAAATATATCGGCTCCTACACGGCGATGATGGATGGCCGTCTCGACGCCGTGGTATTTACCGGCGGTATCGGCGAAAATGCGGCGATGGTGCGCGAGCTGTCGCTGGCGAAGCTCTCTCTGCTGGGCTTCGAAGTGGACCACGAGCGTAACCTGGCAGCGCGCTTCGGGCAGGAAGGCTTTATTAACAAGGAAGGCACCCGCCCGGCGCTGGTGATCCCAACCAACGAAGAGTTGGTCATCGCCCGCGACGCAGCGCGCCTTACCGCATAA
- the pta gene encoding phosphate acetyltransferase, with the protein MSRTIMLIPTGTSVGLTSVSLGVIRAMERKGVRLSVFKPIAQPRAGGNAPDQTTTIVRKNSSIPAAEPLQMSRVESLLGSNQQDVLMEEIIARYHANTQDAEVVLVEGLVPTRKHQFANALNYEIAKTLNAEIVFVTALGNDSPAQLKERIELTQSSFGGSKNKNITGVIINKLNAPVDEQGRTRPDLSEIFDDSTKASVANIDPSQLFANSPLPVLGCIPWSFDLIATRAIDMSRHLNARVINEGEIQTRRVKSVTFCARSLPHMLEHFRPGSLLVTSADRPDVLVAACLAAMNGVEIGAILLTGGYEIDDRIYKLCERAFQTGLPVFMVNTNTWQTSLSLQSFNLEVPSDDTQRIEKVQEYVASHINSDWVESLTAASERSRRLSPPAFRYQLTELARKAGKRIVLPEGDEPRTVKAAAICAERGIAQCVLLGNPDEIHRVAAAQGVELGAGIEIVDPEEARNNYVARLVELRKNKGMTEVVAQEQLEDNVVLGTMMLERGEVDGLVSGAVHTTANTIRPPLQLIKTAPNSSLVSSVFFMLLPEQVLVYGDCAINPDPTAEQLAEIAIQSADSATAFGIEPRVAMISYSTGNSGAGSDVEKVREATRIAQEKRPDLVIDGPLQYDAAIMEDVAKSKAPNSQVAGRATVFIFPDLNTGNTTYKAVQRSADLISIGPMLQGMRKPVNDLSRGALVDDIVYTIALTAIQSSQAQEQQS; encoded by the coding sequence GTGTCACGTACCATTATGCTTATTCCTACCGGCACCAGCGTCGGGTTGACCAGCGTCAGCCTTGGCGTGATCCGTGCGATGGAGCGCAAAGGGGTTCGCCTCAGCGTGTTCAAACCTATCGCCCAGCCGCGCGCCGGCGGCAATGCGCCTGACCAGACCACCACTATCGTACGTAAAAACTCCTCCATCCCCGCCGCTGAGCCGCTGCAGATGTCGCGCGTTGAGTCGCTGCTGGGATCCAATCAGCAGGATGTGCTGATGGAGGAGATCATCGCTCGCTACCATGCCAACACGCAGGACGCCGAAGTGGTGCTGGTGGAAGGCCTGGTGCCGACGCGTAAACATCAGTTCGCCAATGCGCTTAACTACGAAATCGCCAAAACGCTGAACGCGGAGATCGTCTTCGTCACGGCGTTAGGCAACGACTCGCCGGCTCAGCTGAAAGAGCGCATCGAACTGACGCAAAGCAGCTTCGGCGGCAGCAAGAATAAAAACATCACTGGCGTGATCATCAACAAACTCAACGCGCCGGTGGATGAACAGGGCCGCACCCGTCCCGATCTGTCAGAAATTTTCGACGACTCTACCAAAGCCAGCGTCGCCAACATCGATCCGAGCCAGCTGTTTGCCAACAGCCCGCTGCCGGTGCTGGGCTGCATTCCCTGGAGTTTCGATCTGATCGCCACCCGCGCCATCGATATGAGCCGTCACCTGAACGCGCGCGTGATTAACGAAGGCGAAATTCAGACCCGCCGCGTAAAATCAGTAACCTTCTGCGCACGCAGCCTGCCGCATATGCTGGAGCATTTCCGTCCCGGCTCACTGCTGGTGACCTCAGCGGATCGCCCGGATGTGCTGGTCGCCGCCTGCCTCGCCGCGATGAACGGCGTAGAGATCGGTGCCATCCTGCTGACCGGCGGTTATGAAATTGATGACCGTATTTACAAACTCTGCGAACGCGCGTTCCAGACCGGCCTGCCGGTGTTTATGGTTAACACTAATACCTGGCAGACCTCGCTCAGCCTGCAAAGCTTCAACCTGGAAGTGCCGAGCGATGATACGCAGCGCATTGAGAAGGTGCAGGAGTATGTCGCCAGCCACATCAACAGCGACTGGGTAGAATCGCTGACTGCCGCCTCCGAGCGCAGCCGTCGCCTCTCTCCGCCCGCCTTCCGCTATCAGCTTACCGAGCTGGCGCGCAAAGCGGGCAAACGCATTGTGCTGCCGGAAGGCGACGAGCCGCGTACCGTGAAGGCTGCAGCGATCTGCGCCGAGCGCGGCATCGCGCAGTGCGTGCTGCTGGGCAACCCGGACGAGATCCATCGTGTCGCGGCGGCGCAGGGCGTTGAGCTGGGCGCGGGCATTGAAATCGTCGATCCGGAAGAAGCGCGTAACAACTATGTGGCGCGCCTGGTCGAGCTGCGTAAAAACAAAGGCATGACCGAAGTGGTGGCGCAGGAGCAGCTGGAAGACAACGTGGTGCTGGGCACCATGATGCTGGAGCGCGGTGAAGTGGACGGCCTGGTTTCCGGCGCCGTGCATACTACCGCCAACACCATTCGTCCGCCGCTGCAGCTGATTAAAACTGCGCCGAACAGCTCGCTGGTCTCCTCGGTCTTCTTTATGCTGCTGCCGGAGCAGGTGCTGGTTTATGGCGACTGCGCCATTAACCCGGATCCGACGGCGGAACAGCTGGCCGAAATCGCCATTCAGTCCGCCGATTCCGCCACGGCGTTCGGCATCGAACCGCGCGTAGCGATGATCTCCTACTCAACCGGCAACTCCGGCGCCGGCAGCGATGTAGAGAAAGTCCGCGAAGCGACGCGCATCGCGCAGGAAAAACGCCCGGATCTGGTGATCGACGGTCCGCTGCAGTATGACGCGGCGATCATGGAAGACGTGGCGAAATCGAAGGCGCCGAACTCTCAGGTCGCCGGTCGCGCGACGGTGTTTATCTTCCCGGATCTTAATACCGGCAACACCACCTACAAGGCGGTGCAGCGCTCCGCCGATCTGATCTCCATTGGGCCGATGCTGCAGGGGATGCGTAAACCGGTGAACGACCTGTCGCGCGGCGCACTGGTTGACGATATCGTCTATACCATCGCCCTGACAGCGATTCAGTCTTCACAGGCGCAGGAACAGCAGAGCTAA
- a CDS encoding TIGR04086 family membrane protein, with the protein MSEHPEHLRNRHDAAWVDSVNGVPLKRISWSAIFAGVISSVVIHLLLTLLGTAVGTSSIDPLHEQNPLDGIGTGAAIWTGISMLISIAVGAWVSGRLAQREGMLHGLLMFGVNTLFSVWLAVTLVNYTMSGAMNVMGAGLNAMGSTISAVAPKATQMAQDKLQESGINLNDLQNELETTLRQTGKPELQPENLQNDAQNAANSAQNQAQSTANNPQNADTDITNWVKGLINSNQDTLQAADRDALKNIIKARTGKTDAEAEQIVAQTEKSYQQARQKYNELKQQAEQKAREAADKAAAATAKASWFAFFMMIIEAILAGVMGMVGRRTQPRQVLSHQRPTKRD; encoded by the coding sequence ATGAGTGAACATCCTGAACATCTCCGCAACCGGCACGACGCAGCCTGGGTGGACTCAGTGAATGGTGTACCGCTGAAGCGCATTTCATGGAGCGCTATCTTTGCTGGCGTTATCAGTTCCGTGGTGATCCACCTGTTATTGACCTTACTGGGCACCGCCGTTGGCACATCCAGTATCGATCCGCTGCATGAGCAAAATCCGCTGGATGGCATCGGCACCGGCGCGGCAATCTGGACCGGCATCAGTATGCTGATTTCCATCGCCGTCGGCGCCTGGGTCAGCGGCCGTCTGGCACAACGTGAAGGCATGCTGCACGGTCTGTTAATGTTCGGCGTTAACACGCTGTTCAGCGTCTGGCTGGCAGTGACGCTGGTCAACTACACCATGAGCGGCGCGATGAACGTGATGGGTGCTGGTTTAAATGCCATGGGCAGCACGATTTCTGCCGTTGCGCCAAAAGCGACGCAAATGGCGCAGGATAAGCTGCAGGAAAGCGGCATCAACCTGAACGATTTGCAGAATGAACTGGAAACCACGCTGCGTCAGACCGGTAAACCAGAACTGCAGCCGGAAAACCTGCAAAATGATGCGCAGAATGCGGCAAACAGCGCGCAGAATCAGGCGCAGTCTACCGCTAATAATCCGCAAAACGCCGATACCGATATTACCAACTGGGTGAAAGGCTTAATTAACAGCAATCAGGATACCCTGCAGGCTGCTGACCGCGACGCGCTGAAAAACATTATTAAAGCGCGCACCGGTAAAACCGATGCCGAAGCGGAGCAGATTGTTGCTCAGACAGAAAAAAGCTATCAGCAGGCGCGTCAGAAATATAACGAGCTGAAACAGCAGGCGGAGCAAAAAGCGCGCGAAGCCGCTGATAAAGCCGCTGCTGCGACCGCAAAAGCCAGCTGGTTCGCCTTCTTTATGATGATTATCGAAGCGATCCTGGCCGGTGTGATGGGTATGGTTGGTCGTCGTACGCAACCGCGTCAGGTGCTGAGCCATCAGCGTCCGACCAAACGTGACTAA
- a CDS encoding transketolase family protein: MIKVAPVGQQDAMEMRKVYAGFVAQQIEAGSPIIALEADLMSSMAMDGVARDYPQHVINCGIMEANVIGTAAGLALTGRRPFVHTFTAFASRRCFDQLFMALDYQRNNVKVIASDAGVTACHNGGTHMSFEDMGIVRGLAHAVVLEATDAVMFRDLLHQLIDLDGFYWVRTIRKQAPSIYAPGSDFTIGKGNLLRDGEDITLIANGIMVAEALAAARQLEREGVSAAVIDMFTLKPVDRALIARYGAKTGRIVTCENHSIHNGLGSAVAEVLAESCPTPMRRVGVKERYGQVGTQDFLQREYGLTAHDIVIAARELL, from the coding sequence ATGATTAAGGTCGCACCTGTAGGACAACAAGACGCGATGGAGATGCGCAAGGTCTATGCCGGCTTCGTGGCGCAGCAGATTGAGGCGGGAAGCCCGATTATCGCGCTGGAGGCGGATCTGATGAGTTCAATGGCGATGGACGGCGTGGCGCGCGACTATCCGCAGCATGTAATTAACTGCGGCATTATGGAGGCCAACGTCATCGGCACCGCCGCCGGGCTGGCGCTGACCGGACGCAGGCCGTTTGTGCATACCTTCACCGCCTTTGCCAGCCGCCGCTGCTTTGACCAGCTGTTTATGGCGCTGGACTACCAGCGCAACAACGTCAAAGTGATCGCTTCCGATGCGGGCGTTACCGCCTGCCATAACGGCGGCACCCATATGTCGTTTGAGGATATGGGCATCGTGCGCGGGCTGGCGCACGCGGTGGTGCTGGAGGCGACCGATGCGGTGATGTTCAGGGATCTGCTGCATCAGCTTATCGATCTTGACGGTTTTTACTGGGTTCGCACCATTCGTAAGCAGGCGCCGAGTATTTACGCGCCAGGCTCTGATTTTACCATTGGCAAAGGCAACCTGCTGCGCGACGGCGAAGATATCACCCTAATAGCCAACGGCATTATGGTGGCGGAAGCGCTGGCGGCGGCGCGCCAGCTGGAGCGCGAGGGCGTCAGCGCGGCGGTGATCGATATGTTTACCCTGAAGCCGGTGGATCGCGCGCTGATCGCGCGCTACGGAGCCAAAACCGGGCGTATCGTCACCTGTGAAAACCACAGCATTCATAACGGCCTGGGCTCAGCGGTGGCGGAGGTACTGGCAGAAAGCTGTCCGACGCCGATGCGCCGCGTCGGCGTGAAAGAGCGTTACGGCCAGGTCGGCACACAGGATTTTTTGCAGCGGGAGTATGGCCTGACGGCGCACGATATCGTCATCGCGGCGCGGGAGTTACTGTAA
- a CDS encoding transketolase has translation MNVKDVTRLAREIRLATLKSLTQLGFGHYGGSMSVVETLAVLYGAVMKIDPADPDWPERDYFVLSKGHAGPALYSTLAIKGYFPLAELNTLNQNGTRLPSHPDRLKTRGVDATTGSLGQGISIAGGMALSHRLAGRPNRVFCIVGDGELNEGQCWEAFQFIAHHRLNNLTIFVDWNKQQLDGELDEIICAFDLEGKFRAFGFDAVTVRGDDIAGLLAAVQPTPPREARPRVVILDSVKGQGVPYLEQLSNSHHLRLTDEMREALNDTIRQLEAAHD, from the coding sequence ATGAATGTAAAAGATGTCACCCGGCTGGCGCGCGAAATCCGCCTCGCCACCCTTAAATCGCTCACGCAGCTGGGCTTCGGCCATTACGGCGGCAGCATGTCGGTGGTGGAAACGCTGGCGGTGCTGTATGGCGCCGTGATGAAAATCGACCCGGCCGATCCAGACTGGCCGGAGCGCGACTACTTTGTGCTGTCAAAAGGGCACGCCGGCCCGGCGCTCTACAGCACGCTGGCGATCAAGGGCTACTTTCCGCTGGCGGAGCTGAATACGCTGAACCAGAACGGCACGCGCCTGCCGAGCCACCCGGACCGGCTGAAAACCCGCGGTGTGGACGCCACCACCGGCTCGCTGGGACAGGGGATCTCCATCGCTGGCGGCATGGCGCTGTCACACCGGCTGGCGGGGCGGCCGAACCGGGTGTTCTGCATTGTCGGCGACGGCGAGCTTAACGAGGGGCAGTGCTGGGAGGCGTTTCAGTTTATCGCCCATCACCGGCTGAATAACCTGACGATCTTCGTCGACTGGAACAAACAGCAGCTCGACGGTGAGCTGGATGAGATCATCTGCGCCTTCGATCTCGAAGGGAAATTCCGCGCCTTCGGCTTCGATGCCGTCACCGTCAGGGGGGACGACATCGCCGGGCTGCTGGCGGCGGTGCAGCCGACGCCGCCCAGAGAGGCAAGGCCGCGCGTGGTGATCCTCGATAGCGTAAAAGGGCAGGGCGTGCCCTATCTGGAGCAGTTAAGCAATTCCCACCACCTGCGTCTGACCGATGAGATGAGAGAGGCGCTTAACGACACCATTCGTCAGCTGGAGGCCGCCCATGATTAA
- a CDS encoding PTS ascorbate transporter subunit IIC, with translation MFIFETLNFVVDILKVPSVLVGLIALIGLVAQKKAFSDVVKGTIKTILGFIVLGGGATVLVGSLNPLGGMFEHAFNIQGIIPNNEAIVSIALEKYGASTALIMAFGMVANIIVARFTRLKYIFLTGHHTFYMACMIGVILSVAGFTGVSLVFTGSLILGLVMAFFPALAQRYMKRITGTDDIAFGHFGTLGYVLAGWIGSRCGKGSRSTEEMNLPKNLSFLRDSSISISLTMMIIYLIMAVSAGRAYVESAFSGGQHYLVYAIIMAITFAAGVFIILQGVRLILAEIVPAFTGFSEKLVPNARPALDCPVVYPYAPNAVLIGFLFSFLGGLVGLFLLGQMALVLILPGVVPHFFTGATAGVFGNATGGRRGAMIGAFANGLLITFLPVLLLPVLGAIGFANTTFSDADFGVIGIVLGNLARYLSPLAITGLVMALFALLVAYNLFAKSKTAAGGAQENTGVKP, from the coding sequence ATGTTTATTTTTGAAACGCTGAATTTTGTGGTGGATATTCTTAAAGTGCCCTCGGTGCTGGTCGGCTTAATCGCCTTAATTGGCCTGGTCGCCCAGAAAAAAGCGTTTTCGGACGTGGTGAAAGGCACCATTAAAACCATTCTTGGCTTTATTGTGCTGGGCGGCGGCGCAACGGTACTGGTCGGATCGCTGAATCCGCTCGGCGGCATGTTTGAACACGCCTTTAATATTCAGGGGATCATTCCTAATAACGAAGCGATTGTCTCGATTGCGCTGGAAAAATATGGCGCCTCTACCGCGCTGATCATGGCGTTCGGCATGGTGGCGAATATTATTGTCGCCCGCTTTACGCGCCTGAAATATATTTTCCTCACCGGGCATCACACCTTTTATATGGCCTGCATGATCGGCGTCATTCTCTCCGTTGCCGGCTTTACGGGGGTAAGTTTGGTGTTTACCGGCTCGCTGATCCTGGGGCTGGTGATGGCCTTCTTTCCGGCGCTGGCGCAGCGTTATATGAAGCGCATCACCGGCACGGACGATATCGCCTTCGGCCACTTCGGCACGCTGGGTTACGTGCTGGCCGGCTGGATCGGCAGCCGATGCGGCAAGGGTTCGCGCTCTACCGAAGAGATGAACCTGCCGAAAAACCTTAGCTTCCTGCGCGACAGCTCGATCTCCATCTCCCTGACCATGATGATTATCTATTTGATCATGGCGGTCAGCGCCGGACGCGCGTATGTCGAAAGCGCCTTCAGCGGCGGCCAGCACTATCTGGTCTACGCCATCATCATGGCGATCACCTTCGCGGCCGGGGTGTTTATCATCCTGCAGGGCGTGCGCCTGATACTGGCGGAAATCGTGCCGGCGTTTACCGGCTTCTCAGAAAAGCTGGTGCCGAATGCGCGTCCCGCGCTCGATTGCCCGGTGGTCTATCCCTATGCCCCAAACGCGGTACTGATCGGCTTTCTGTTCAGCTTTCTCGGTGGTCTGGTGGGGCTGTTTCTGCTGGGACAGATGGCTCTGGTGTTGATCCTGCCCGGCGTGGTGCCGCATTTCTTTACCGGCGCCACCGCGGGCGTATTTGGCAACGCGACCGGCGGACGGCGCGGCGCGATGATTGGCGCCTTCGCCAACGGCCTGTTGATCACTTTCCTGCCGGTGCTGCTGCTGCCGGTGCTGGGGGCGATCGGCTTTGCCAATACCACCTTCTCCGACGCTGACTTCGGCGTTATCGGCATTGTGCTGGGCAATTTAGCGCGTTACCTGTCGCCGCTGGCGATTACCGGGCTGGTTATGGCGCTGTTCGCGCTGCTGGTGGCCTACAACCTCTTCGCAAAAAGCAAAACTGCGGCTGGCGGGGCGCAGGAAAATACCGGAGTCAAACCATGA
- a CDS encoding PTS sugar transporter subunit IIB produces MKIMAICGSGLGSSFMVEMNIKKVLKKLEREAEVEHSDLSSATPGAADLFVMAKDIAASASVPASQLVVINNIIDINELETQLRAWFDQH; encoded by the coding sequence ATGAAAATTATGGCGATTTGCGGCTCCGGCCTGGGCAGCAGTTTTATGGTCGAAATGAACATTAAAAAGGTGCTGAAAAAGCTGGAGAGGGAGGCGGAGGTTGAACATTCCGATCTCTCTTCGGCCACGCCCGGCGCGGCGGATCTCTTCGTAATGGCGAAAGATATCGCCGCCAGCGCCAGCGTGCCGGCCAGCCAGCTGGTGGTGATCAATAACATCATCGACATCAATGAACTGGAAACGCAGCTGCGCGCCTGGTTCGACCAACACTAA
- a CDS encoding PTS sugar transporter subunit IIA, whose product MLNNWLNDATLMRRDSVETWPQALELCAGPLLASEVITPDYVTAIVDQHRRLGPYYVLAPGLAMPHARPEEGAKGPGLSLLKLDRGVAFGAGAFDPVDIIVMLAAPDKHSHIEMIAALAALFSSDEDMQQLHQARTLEEIKTIIARF is encoded by the coding sequence GTGCTTAACAACTGGCTGAATGATGCCACCCTCATGCGGCGCGACAGCGTGGAGACATGGCCACAGGCGCTGGAACTCTGCGCCGGGCCGCTGCTGGCGTCAGAGGTAATTACCCCCGACTACGTGACGGCGATTGTCGATCAGCATCGCCGGCTGGGACCTTACTATGTGCTGGCGCCGGGCCTGGCGATGCCCCACGCGCGGCCTGAAGAGGGGGCGAAAGGGCCTGGGCTGTCGCTGCTGAAGCTGGATCGCGGCGTCGCCTTCGGCGCCGGGGCGTTCGATCCGGTGGATATTATCGTGATGCTCGCCGCGCCCGATAAACACAGCCATATCGAAATGATCGCCGCGCTGGCGGCGTTATTTTCCAGCGATGAGGATATGCAGCAATTGCATCAGGCGAGAACCTTAGAGGAGATAAAAACCATTATCGCGCGCTTCTGA
- a CDS encoding LacI family DNA-binding transcriptional regulator, whose protein sequence is MSLTRKRRSTGKVTIADVAQLAGVGTMTVSRALRTPEQVSDKLREKIEAAVRELGYMPNLAASALASASSWTIAMVVPNLAEAGCSDMFAGLQQVLQPAGYQIMLAESQHRLEQEEKLLETLLASNIAAAILLSVEHSDTVRHWLQNASIPVMEMGAMRADPLDMNIGIDNSAAMYELTEMVIQRGYENIGLLCANQEQWIFQQHLQGWYRAMLRHHLSPNRVINAALPPTFSTGASQLPEFLLAWPELDALVCVSDELACGALYECQRRRIKVPDELAVVGFGDSDVSRVCQPPLTTMAVPHRKIGIEAGRALLARLNGGDWSDRKPIVSSLCLRDSC, encoded by the coding sequence ATGTCTCTAACCCGAAAACGACGTAGTACCGGTAAGGTGACGATTGCCGATGTCGCGCAGCTTGCCGGCGTAGGCACCATGACCGTTTCCCGTGCGCTGCGCACGCCTGAACAGGTTTCTGATAAGCTGCGGGAAAAAATCGAAGCGGCGGTGCGTGAACTGGGCTATATGCCTAACCTTGCCGCCAGCGCGCTGGCCTCGGCTTCTTCATGGACCATCGCCATGGTGGTGCCAAATCTCGCCGAAGCGGGCTGTTCCGACATGTTCGCCGGCCTTCAGCAGGTGCTGCAGCCCGCCGGCTATCAGATTATGCTGGCGGAGTCGCAGCATCGGCTGGAGCAGGAAGAGAAGCTGCTGGAAACGCTGCTCGCCTCCAATATCGCCGCCGCCATCTTGCTGAGTGTTGAACACAGCGATACCGTGCGCCACTGGCTGCAAAACGCCTCGATTCCGGTGATGGAGATGGGCGCGATGCGCGCCGATCCGCTTGATATGAATATCGGCATCGACAATAGCGCCGCGATGTATGAACTCACCGAGATGGTGATCCAACGCGGCTATGAAAATATTGGCCTGCTGTGCGCCAACCAGGAGCAGTGGATTTTCCAGCAGCATCTGCAGGGCTGGTACCGGGCCATGCTGCGCCACCATTTGTCGCCGAACCGGGTGATCAACGCCGCCCTGCCGCCTACCTTCTCTACCGGCGCATCGCAGCTGCCGGAGTTTCTGCTGGCGTGGCCCGAGCTGGATGCGCTGGTCTGCGTCTCCGACGAGCTGGCGTGCGGCGCGCTGTATGAGTGTCAGCGCAGGCGGATTAAGGTGCCGGACGAGCTGGCGGTGGTGGGATTCGGCGACAGCGACGTCAGCCGGGTGTGTCAGCCGCCGCTAACCACAATGGCGGTGCCGCACCGGAAGATCGGTATCGAAGCCGGACGCGCGCTGCTGGCGCGACTGAATGGCGGAGACTGGAGCGATCGCAAGCCGATCGTCTCCAGCCTCTGTTTGCGGGACAGCTGCTGA
- the yfcD gene encoding NUDIX hydrolase YfcD, with protein sequence MVEHSQDAGTEWVDIVSEDNEVIAQSSRAQMRAQRLRHRATYIVVHDGMGKILVQRRTESKDFLPGMLDATAGGVVQSGEAILDSARREAEEELGIAAVPFAEHGQFYFEDEHCRVWGGLFSCVSHGPFAMQPEEVDEVFWLTPEEITARCDEFTPDSLKALSLWMSRNAKNEPAKQKKPEETE encoded by the coding sequence ATGGTGGAGCATAGTCAGGATGCCGGCACTGAATGGGTAGACATCGTTAGCGAAGATAACGAGGTTATCGCTCAGTCCAGCCGCGCCCAGATGCGGGCACAACGTTTGCGTCATCGCGCTACCTACATCGTGGTGCATGACGGCATGGGTAAGATTCTGGTGCAGCGCCGTACCGAAAGTAAGGATTTCCTGCCCGGCATGCTGGATGCCACCGCAGGCGGCGTGGTGCAGAGTGGGGAGGCGATTCTGGATTCCGCGCGGCGGGAAGCGGAAGAGGAACTGGGAATTGCCGCCGTGCCTTTCGCCGAGCATGGCCAGTTCTATTTTGAGGATGAGCATTGCCGCGTCTGGGGCGGGCTGTTCAGCTGCGTGTCGCACGGCCCGTTCGCCATGCAGCCGGAAGAGGTGGATGAGGTGTTCTGGCTAACGCCGGAGGAGATCACTGCCCGCTGCGACGAGTTCACGCCCGATTCGCTGAAGGCGCTCTCGTTGTGGATGAGCCGCAACGCCAAGAACGAACCGGCGAAACAGAAAAAGCCGGAGGAGACGGAGTAA
- the yfcF gene encoding glutathione transferase has translation MPLPKITLWTDAEFYSPYAMSVYVALREKGLPFTLQPVDLAQQQQQTEAYAALSLTRRVPTLAVDEMRLSESSAIAEYLEERFPAPDFERLYPHDREKRARARELQAWLRSDFLPIRQQRPTEVLFAGKKYSPLTEDARRSAAKLIEGAQRLLSGGQQNLFGEWSIADTDLAVMLNRLALHGDALPDSLAEYAWFQWQRASVQLWLGESGKNG, from the coding sequence ATGCCCTTGCCCAAAATAACGCTGTGGACAGACGCGGAGTTTTACAGCCCCTATGCGATGTCTGTGTATGTCGCGCTGCGTGAAAAGGGGTTGCCGTTTACGCTGCAGCCGGTCGACCTTGCGCAGCAACAGCAGCAGACGGAGGCATACGCGGCGCTGTCGCTGACCCGTCGCGTGCCGACCCTCGCGGTGGATGAGATGCGGCTGAGCGAATCGTCGGCGATCGCTGAATATCTGGAAGAGCGCTTCCCGGCGCCCGATTTTGAGCGTCTTTATCCGCACGACAGGGAAAAACGCGCACGGGCGCGCGAGCTGCAGGCCTGGCTGCGCAGCGATTTTCTGCCGATCAGGCAGCAGCGTCCCACTGAAGTGCTGTTCGCCGGAAAAAAATATTCGCCGCTGACGGAAGACGCCCGTCGCAGCGCCGCTAAACTGATTGAAGGCGCCCAGCGTCTGCTGAGCGGAGGGCAACAAAATCTGTTTGGCGAGTGGTCGATCGCGGATACCGATTTGGCAGTGATGCTCAATCGCCTTGCGCTACACGGCGACGCGCTGCCCGACAGCCTGGCGGAGTACGCCTGGTTCCAGTGGCAGCGCGCTTCTGTTCAGCTCTGGCTGGGCGAATCAGGCAAAAACGGCTAA